A genomic window from Candidatus Hydrogenedentota bacterium includes:
- a CDS encoding DUF433 domain-containing protein, with protein sequence MAERISIDPNICHGEACVKGTRIPVHLILRMLANGDTEAELLTEYPSLTHEDILACLDYGASLAEEQITPLDALSAGA encoded by the coding sequence ATGGCCGAGCGCATATCGATCGATCCGAATATATGTCATGGAGAGGCGTGCGTGAAAGGTACGAGAATTCCGGTGCACCTCATTCTGCGTATGTTGGCGAACGGCGATACCGAAGCGGAACTCCTTACGGAGTATCCCTCCCTCACGCACGAAGACATTCTGGCCTGTCTGGATTACGGAGCGTCGTTGGCGGAGGAACAGATCACTCCGCTTGACGCACTGTCCGCGGGCGCATGA
- a CDS encoding DUF5615 family PIN-like protein, with protein sequence MKLIVDEHIPLMTVRALRDLGHDVLDIRGTEREGLPDTALWALAQGETRTLITTDKGFSQYRQSAHYGVLIVRLRRPNRHNIHSRIMQAISQFGETEWPNLLVTMRDVAQSVTRSRASS encoded by the coding sequence ATGAAACTGATCGTTGACGAGCACATTCCATTGATGACCGTTCGGGCGCTACGTGATTTGGGACACGACGTGCTGGACATTCGTGGAACCGAGCGGGAAGGACTGCCCGACACCGCTCTGTGGGCTCTCGCCCAAGGCGAGACACGTACACTGATTACGACGGACAAAGGGTTTTCGCAATACAGACAGTCCGCGCATTATGGAGTTCTAATTGTGAGGCTTCGGCGGCCGAACAGGCACAATATTCACTCGCGCATCATGCAGGCCATTAGCCAGTTCGGCGAAACGGAGTGGCCCAACCTGCTCGTCACGATGCGTGACGTGGCGCAGAGCGTTACCCGGAGCCGGGCAAGTTCCTGA
- a CDS encoding glycosyltransferase family 4 protein, with the protein MNVLHLFSNAKFTGPAELALNLCVTLRSLGVGVDLAFPALPTGRAHTLLDTARARGIEPILDLRLSKHENPVVNWLDARALARFLDRSPYDLIHCHLDNDHRIALAATRVRGIPVVRSSYEGLGLSKPRRHRPLLRRTARLFQPSQRALRHDHETYGYPLGSMQVVSGAIDVARFDPAREVPDGRGKLGIPAGAFVIGIVARMQTHRRYEDFFSAMRLLTDAGVDAHAIVVGRGTNQESVGKVPARRIGLGDRVHFPGYVSGDDYVGVLGAFDTKVFLVPGSDGTCRAVREAMAMGKPAVVSERGMLPEIVADGVDGFVCDGSPEALYRALSALATDRPRRERMSRAARNKAVSTFSLEAQARAVLTGYEAVLEERRA; encoded by the coding sequence ATGAACGTCCTCCACCTTTTCAGCAACGCGAAGTTTACCGGGCCGGCGGAATTGGCGTTGAACCTTTGCGTCACGCTGCGGTCGCTTGGGGTGGGGGTAGACTTGGCGTTTCCGGCGTTGCCGACGGGGCGCGCGCACACGTTGCTTGATACGGCGCGGGCGCGGGGCATCGAACCCATCCTCGATTTACGCTTGAGCAAGCACGAGAATCCGGTAGTGAATTGGCTGGATGCGCGGGCGCTGGCGCGGTTTCTGGATAGGTCGCCGTACGACCTGATTCATTGCCATTTGGATAACGACCATCGTATCGCCCTGGCCGCGACCCGCGTTCGCGGTATCCCCGTGGTCCGGAGCAGTTACGAGGGTCTGGGACTGTCCAAGCCCCGGCGCCACCGGCCGCTACTCCGCCGGACGGCGCGGTTGTTCCAGCCGTCGCAGCGGGCGCTTCGGCACGACCATGAAACCTACGGGTATCCCCTGGGGTCTATGCAAGTAGTTTCAGGGGCTATAGATGTGGCGCGATTCGACCCTGCCCGTGAAGTACCCGATGGCCGGGGCAAGCTTGGAATTCCGGCGGGGGCGTTTGTTATCGGCATCGTGGCGCGTATGCAGACACATAGACGATACGAGGACTTCTTCAGCGCGATGCGGCTGCTGACCGACGCGGGCGTTGATGCGCATGCTATAGTAGTGGGTCGCGGCACGAACCAGGAGTCCGTGGGGAAGGTCCCCGCGCGCCGCATTGGGCTGGGCGATCGGGTCCATTTTCCGGGTTACGTCAGCGGGGACGACTACGTTGGCGTGCTGGGCGCATTCGACACCAAGGTTTTTCTCGTTCCCGGAAGCGACGGAACATGCCGCGCAGTGCGCGAGGCCATGGCGATGGGAAAGCCCGCGGTCGTTTCCGAGCGCGGGATGCTTCCCGAGATCGTAGCGGACGGTGTGGACGGATTCGTTTGCGACGGGTCGCCGGAGGCGCTGTACCGGGCGTTGAGCGCGCTGGCTACAGACAGGCCGCGCCGCGAGCGCATGAGCCGCGCCGCGCGGAACAAGGCGGTTTCGACGTTTTCGCTCGAGGCGCAGGCGCGCGCAGTGTTGACGGGCTATGAGGCCGTTCTCGAGGAACGGCGGGCGTAA
- a CDS encoding amino acid adenylation domain-containing protein, whose protein sequence is MDAFDQSNLTRTQLALWLGQKLHPDTPLYHSSMGLIIPKRIDPAAFTAAFKKLVECSDALRTVVTLEHGVPQQHALEAIAFDVDYVDFSSEADPHAAYCAWSDERCHRPFDFQTRLFDCALAKLADDQYVWYTCQHHIICDMFSFLIAIQYMSALYEKALEGTLDEVEPFPAFAAYIEEELANRGALGDAQQRAYWEARLAREPDPISFYGKPVPRLVGANYRENVDLGEKLSRQIRELACELTATTKSGHAAQFNIFAAILFAYLNRICSVNRPSLGMPFHNRRDDVRKQTVGVFMSVLPLSVDIDDGDTLMSLLDKIGAEAASNLRNSPYFIHNLMHTQAHDVLVNGLFAPFPEFAGVTCDMHWPLFRNVLDPIVLNFYENPATGNFGNVFIFNSAIFNAEMRQLLIHDYDRVAHALLDNPNTAIRDIDLLSDADKRRLLVEWSGSDAPFPEKQTIHQLFEAQVERTPDAAAVAFEGRTLSYRELNARANQLARHLKELGVEKEVLVGLCVERSPEMVIGLLGILKAGGAYVPLDPAYPSDRIAFMLEDSGVHFLVTNERLRATLPTNGAKVVCLDSDSETIAGRGSENLVNGVEAGNLAYVIYTSGSTGKPKGSMLEHRGVCNLISHKARVLQVGPGSRVLQFCSLNFDPSVCEIFMTLCSGGTLYLVPQEKVRAPDEIARILKHERINAALMTPSLLRSLPNEELPDLKVIESGGEVCSASLVTRWGKGRKLFNAYGPTEATVCVSEALCDAGTSEDPPIGKPIPNTRLYVLDDQMRLVPPGVPGELYIGGVGVGRGYLNRPDLTAERFVKNPFNGIGGDRLYRSGDRVRYREDGNIEFLGRVDQQVKIRGHRVELGEIESVLIQFPDVRECVVDAREDASGETKLVAYVVPRRTGQLFDGELKGFLRMLLPEYMLPAAYVTLDTLPLNTNGKIDRQALPKPDRQAHAHTEADSPRDSIELELKLIWERVLEVSPIGVSDHFFDVGGHSLSAVHLMDQIHRHFGVRLSPATLFDSPTIESQAGLIRDSNKSVPAPIVVPLHGAGTKTPFYCIHPAPGTVFCYMPIVAHLDEDRPFYGIQAPTVDGVGTVITSIPEAARMYIAAIREQQPHGPYMLGGHSSGGNIAFEMAQQLRAQGEEVRLLVMLDSMAPVPGGRSEDLYRIIVDVTNDTIWLASIVLLVEHFFSANLGVTYKQLRGMPMERQLETVLDALKRIKFVAPTADTGAIRGMVENFKRTLQSTMQYRPDVYDGKIAFLRTNDLFTAMPDGIMVESILKYIKALVTNWRVSLRVLPQILRDMLTTLFRSGALRKYFSDESLGWRRYTTQPVSVHPVPGNHITMLTEPNAKDVARILSECLDTADSTAAR, encoded by the coding sequence TTGGACGCATTCGACCAATCTAACCTGACGCGGACGCAACTCGCGCTTTGGCTTGGGCAGAAGCTGCACCCCGACACACCGTTATACCATTCCTCGATGGGGCTTATTATCCCCAAGCGGATTGACCCGGCCGCGTTTACCGCGGCGTTCAAGAAGCTCGTGGAATGCAGCGACGCCTTGCGGACCGTCGTCACGCTCGAACATGGCGTGCCGCAGCAGCACGCGCTTGAAGCGATCGCGTTCGATGTCGACTATGTCGATTTCTCGTCCGAGGCGGATCCGCACGCGGCGTATTGCGCGTGGTCAGACGAGCGCTGCCACCGCCCGTTCGACTTTCAGACGCGTCTGTTCGACTGCGCGCTGGCAAAGCTCGCCGACGACCAGTACGTGTGGTACACCTGCCAGCACCACATTATCTGCGACATGTTCTCGTTTCTCATTGCGATTCAGTACATGTCGGCGCTCTACGAGAAGGCGCTCGAAGGGACGCTGGACGAGGTCGAGCCGTTTCCGGCGTTCGCCGCGTACATCGAGGAGGAACTTGCGAACCGCGGCGCGCTGGGCGATGCGCAACAGCGCGCGTACTGGGAAGCGCGGCTAGCGCGCGAGCCCGATCCGATCTCGTTCTACGGCAAGCCGGTGCCGCGGCTGGTGGGCGCGAACTATCGCGAGAACGTGGATCTTGGCGAGAAACTGTCGCGGCAGATACGCGAGTTGGCTTGCGAGCTAACGGCGACGACGAAATCGGGCCACGCCGCGCAGTTCAATATTTTTGCGGCGATTTTGTTCGCGTACCTCAATCGAATTTGCTCGGTGAACCGCCCGTCACTGGGGATGCCGTTCCACAACCGGCGCGACGACGTCCGCAAGCAGACCGTCGGCGTGTTCATGAGCGTATTGCCGCTGAGCGTTGACATCGATGATGGCGATACCCTGATGTCGCTGCTCGACAAGATTGGCGCCGAGGCGGCGTCCAACCTTCGCAACAGCCCGTATTTCATCCACAACTTGATGCACACGCAGGCGCACGACGTGTTGGTGAACGGATTGTTCGCTCCATTTCCGGAGTTTGCAGGCGTCACGTGCGACATGCATTGGCCGCTGTTCCGCAACGTGCTCGATCCGATCGTGCTGAATTTCTACGAGAACCCGGCCACCGGCAATTTCGGGAACGTGTTCATCTTCAATTCGGCGATTTTTAACGCGGAGATGCGCCAGCTACTTATCCACGATTACGACCGGGTGGCGCATGCGTTGCTGGACAATCCGAACACGGCGATTCGCGACATCGATTTGCTGTCGGATGCCGACAAACGGCGATTGCTGGTCGAGTGGAGCGGATCGGATGCGCCGTTCCCCGAGAAGCAAACGATCCATCAACTGTTCGAGGCGCAGGTGGAGCGCACACCGGATGCGGCCGCCGTGGCCTTCGAGGGGCGCACGCTTTCGTATCGCGAGCTGAATGCGCGCGCAAATCAACTTGCCCGCCATCTGAAGGAACTCGGGGTCGAGAAAGAGGTCCTGGTGGGCCTGTGTGTCGAACGGTCGCCGGAAATGGTGATCGGTCTGCTCGGCATTTTGAAAGCTGGCGGCGCGTACGTGCCGCTCGATCCCGCGTATCCATCGGACCGGATCGCGTTCATGCTCGAGGATTCGGGCGTGCACTTCCTCGTCACGAATGAGCGGTTACGCGCGACGCTGCCGACGAACGGCGCGAAGGTCGTATGTCTGGACAGCGATTCGGAGACGATCGCCGGGCGCGGTTCGGAGAACCTCGTCAACGGCGTCGAGGCGGGCAACCTTGCGTATGTGATCTATACGTCCGGATCGACGGGCAAGCCTAAGGGGAGCATGCTCGAACACCGCGGCGTGTGCAATCTGATTTCGCACAAGGCGCGGGTGCTGCAAGTTGGCCCGGGCAGCCGCGTGCTCCAGTTCTGCTCGCTGAACTTCGACCCGTCGGTATGCGAAATATTCATGACCTTGTGCAGTGGCGGAACGCTGTATTTGGTGCCGCAGGAGAAGGTAAGGGCGCCGGACGAGATTGCGCGCATTCTAAAGCACGAACGGATCAACGCGGCGCTGATGACGCCGTCATTGCTTCGGTCGCTCCCCAACGAGGAACTTCCGGATTTGAAAGTGATCGAATCCGGCGGAGAGGTGTGTTCGGCATCGCTGGTGACGCGCTGGGGCAAGGGACGGAAGTTGTTCAACGCGTACGGTCCGACCGAGGCGACGGTGTGCGTGTCCGAGGCGTTGTGCGACGCGGGGACCAGCGAGGACCCGCCGATCGGAAAGCCAATACCGAATACGCGTCTGTATGTGTTGGACGATCAGATGCGACTGGTTCCGCCCGGCGTGCCCGGCGAGTTGTATATCGGCGGCGTGGGAGTGGGGCGCGGTTACCTGAACCGTCCGGATCTCACCGCGGAACGGTTTGTGAAGAACCCATTCAACGGGATCGGCGGCGATCGGTTGTACCGGTCCGGCGACCGTGTGCGGTACCGTGAAGATGGAAACATCGAATTCCTTGGCCGCGTCGATCAGCAGGTGAAAATCCGCGGGCATCGCGTCGAACTTGGCGAGATCGAATCGGTGCTTATTCAGTTTCCGGACGTTCGCGAGTGTGTGGTGGATGCGCGCGAGGACGCTTCGGGCGAAACGAAGCTTGTGGCGTATGTCGTGCCTCGGCGCACTGGACAGCTCTTCGACGGCGAACTCAAGGGGTTTCTCCGCATGCTGCTGCCGGAGTATATGCTGCCGGCCGCGTACGTGACGCTCGATACGCTTCCGCTGAACACGAACGGAAAGATCGATCGGCAGGCGCTTCCGAAGCCCGACCGCCAGGCGCACGCTCACACGGAAGCGGACTCGCCGCGCGATTCCATCGAACTCGAGTTGAAACTGATCTGGGAGCGCGTGCTCGAGGTTAGCCCCATCGGCGTTTCAGACCATTTTTTCGATGTTGGCGGCCATTCGTTGTCGGCAGTGCATCTCATGGACCAGATTCACCGGCACTTTGGCGTGCGGCTCTCGCCGGCCACCCTGTTCGACTCGCCGACGATCGAGTCGCAGGCCGGACTGATTCGCGACAGCAACAAGAGCGTTCCCGCGCCCATCGTCGTACCGTTGCACGGCGCGGGCACGAAGACGCCGTTTTACTGCATCCATCCCGCGCCGGGCACGGTGTTCTGTTACATGCCGATCGTCGCGCATTTGGACGAAGACCGGCCGTTTTACGGGATTCAAGCGCCGACCGTGGACGGCGTGGGGACGGTCATCACGTCGATACCGGAAGCGGCGCGCATGTACATCGCGGCGATTCGCGAGCAGCAGCCACATGGCCCATACATGTTGGGTGGCCATTCGTCGGGAGGGAACATTGCGTTCGAGATGGCGCAGCAGTTGCGGGCGCAGGGCGAAGAGGTCCGCCTGCTCGTGATGCTCGACAGCATGGCCCCCGTGCCGGGTGGCCGTTCGGAAGATTTGTACCGCATCATCGTGGACGTGACGAACGACACGATCTGGCTCGCGAGTATCGTTCTGCTGGTCGAGCATTTCTTCTCAGCCAACCTGGGCGTCACGTACAAGCAGCTTCGCGGGATGCCGATGGAGCGGCAACTCGAAACCGTGCTGGACGCGTTGAAGCGCATCAAGTTTGTGGCGCCGACGGCGGATACGGGCGCCATTCGGGGCATGGTCGAGAATTTCAAGCGCACGCTGCAATCGACCATGCAATACCGGCCGGACGTGTATGACGGGAAAATCGCGTTTCTGCGCACGAACGATTTGTTCACCGCGATGCCGGACGGAATCATGGTGGAATCGATACTGAAATACATCAAGGCGCTCGTCACGAATTGGCGCGTGTCGCTGCGCGTGCTTCCGCAGATTTTGCGCGACATGTTGACGACGCTGTTCCGCTCCGGCGCGCTGCGGAAATACTTTTCCGACGAGTCGCTCGGCTGGCGGCGCTACACAACCCAGCCGGTGTCGGTGCATCCGGTCCCCGGAAACCACATCACGATGCTGACCGAACCGAATGCGAAGGACGTTGCGAGGATACTTTCGGAGTGTCTCGACACCGCGGACTCGACGGCGGCGCGCTGA
- a CDS encoding SDR family NAD(P)-dependent oxidoreductase, translated as MKDLKHYNGWALVTGASSGLGREFARQIAAAGVNCVLVGLGEEALSALAHELSEKHAIACRPLELDLASDRAVARLVEFTSDIPIGILVNCAGVAHGGNFETRDPAKLELLVKLNCLAPVLLTRAYLPQMFERNAGAVIIVSSLQAFISCPYESVYCGSKAFLLHFGESLWGELRNSPIDCLTVCPAGMKTDFFRTEGFSKEDCDRIQQYSSTPESIAALALNTLGKRAIAAPFFTQFAAFLVRLSPRWLTLRLVRLITRQLVNHAGL; from the coding sequence ATGAAAGACCTGAAGCACTACAACGGCTGGGCGCTCGTCACCGGCGCGTCGTCCGGATTGGGACGCGAGTTCGCACGGCAGATCGCCGCGGCGGGCGTGAATTGCGTGCTCGTCGGATTGGGTGAGGAAGCGCTGTCCGCGTTGGCGCATGAACTGTCGGAAAAGCATGCCATCGCATGCCGGCCGCTGGAACTCGACCTCGCGTCAGACCGCGCAGTAGCGCGGCTGGTCGAATTCACATCCGATATTCCCATCGGCATTCTCGTAAACTGCGCCGGCGTGGCGCACGGCGGAAACTTTGAGACCCGCGACCCCGCGAAGCTCGAACTGCTCGTGAAACTAAACTGCCTTGCGCCCGTTCTGCTCACGCGTGCGTATCTCCCACAAATGTTCGAACGCAACGCCGGAGCGGTCATCATCGTGTCCTCGCTGCAAGCGTTTATCTCCTGCCCCTACGAATCCGTGTACTGCGGGTCGAAAGCGTTTCTGCTGCACTTCGGCGAATCGTTGTGGGGCGAACTGCGGAACTCGCCGATCGACTGCTTGACAGTGTGCCCCGCGGGAATGAAGACGGACTTCTTCAGGACCGAAGGGTTCTCGAAGGAGGACTGCGACCGGATTCAGCAGTACTCGTCGACACCGGAGAGTATTGCCGCGCTTGCGCTGAATACCTTGGGTAAACGCGCCATCGCGGCGCCGTTCTTCACGCAGTTCGCCGCGTTCCTCGTGAGGCTTTCGCCCCGTTGGCTCACGCTGCGTCTTGTGCGCCTCATCACGCGCCAGCTCGTCAACCACGCTGGCCTGTAA
- a CDS encoding ADP-ribosylglycohydrolase family protein, giving the protein MYRFVVAAIYASIFIASADTVTLSKEKYLDKCKGAWAGQMIGVCYGAPYEFRSNAKPITDPLREWTSDRIAGAIDQDDCYVELTFLKAIEDHGLGVTYEQAGKAFANTGYPLWHANHYGRENCRHGIMPPMSGHPMYNRHADDIDFQIEADLFGILCPGLPRESNRLCDVFGRIMNYGDGLYGGMFVAGMYTAAYFEDNDVRKVVEAGLACIPKESLYHQCISDVIEWHAESPDDWLAAWNKIEKKWQDDVDCAPGDPFNIDAKLNGAYIVMGLLYGNGDFAKTVEIATRCGQDADCNPSNAAGVLGCMKGFNAIEESFTGGIAAIADRKFSHTGYSFNTLLPACQRVTEDIVRRAGGTVSADAYSFAAQSPQPPATLEQWTDQKEMLAVPVAQQELNWWDPNWTLLSCGRDMQPGVRGSALGRDNVLVLHPVSESEPAAIVASFHVPAGGRPQLMIDTASDRRGDYLLKVSINNEPKIEKIVGTKGEWTTVTFDLMPYTNKDIDVRVENCANGWSYEAAYFAAIKVAN; this is encoded by the coding sequence ATGTACCGATTTGTCGTGGCCGCGATTTATGCAAGCATATTCATTGCGTCCGCCGATACCGTGACCTTGTCAAAGGAGAAATACCTCGACAAATGCAAGGGCGCATGGGCGGGACAGATGATCGGCGTGTGCTATGGCGCGCCCTACGAATTCCGCTCGAACGCAAAACCGATTACCGATCCGCTTCGAGAGTGGACGTCCGATCGCATCGCTGGCGCCATCGATCAGGACGACTGCTACGTCGAGCTGACGTTTCTGAAGGCCATCGAAGATCATGGCCTCGGCGTAACCTACGAGCAGGCGGGCAAAGCCTTCGCGAACACCGGCTATCCGCTCTGGCACGCAAACCACTACGGCCGCGAGAATTGCCGTCACGGCATCATGCCTCCAATGTCCGGTCATCCCATGTACAACCGCCACGCAGACGACATCGATTTCCAGATCGAAGCAGACCTGTTTGGAATTCTCTGCCCGGGCCTTCCGCGCGAATCGAACCGCCTCTGCGATGTCTTCGGCCGCATCATGAACTACGGCGACGGCCTCTACGGCGGCATGTTCGTCGCCGGCATGTACACAGCGGCCTACTTTGAAGACAACGACGTGCGCAAGGTCGTCGAAGCGGGACTCGCCTGCATTCCGAAAGAGTCGCTATACCACCAGTGCATATCCGATGTGATCGAATGGCACGCGGAATCGCCCGACGACTGGCTCGCGGCATGGAACAAGATCGAGAAAAAGTGGCAAGACGACGTCGACTGCGCGCCCGGCGATCCCTTCAATATCGACGCAAAACTCAACGGCGCCTACATCGTCATGGGCCTGCTCTACGGCAACGGCGATTTCGCCAAGACCGTCGAAATCGCCACGCGTTGCGGACAAGACGCCGACTGCAATCCGTCGAACGCCGCGGGCGTGCTCGGCTGCATGAAGGGGTTCAACGCGATCGAAGAATCGTTCACCGGCGGCATCGCGGCAATCGCCGACAGGAAGTTCTCGCACACCGGCTATTCGTTCAACACGCTCTTACCCGCGTGCCAACGCGTCACCGAAGATATCGTCCGGCGCGCCGGCGGGACCGTGTCCGCGGATGCGTATTCGTTCGCCGCGCAATCGCCGCAGCCCCCAGCCACGCTAGAACAATGGACCGATCAGAAGGAAATGCTCGCCGTACCCGTCGCACAACAGGAATTGAACTGGTGGGACCCCAATTGGACCTTGCTTTCCTGCGGCCGCGACATGCAGCCCGGCGTTCGTGGGAGCGCCCTGGGCCGCGACAACGTACTCGTGCTGCATCCTGTCAGCGAATCGGAGCCCGCGGCAATCGTCGCCTCGTTCCATGTTCCCGCCGGCGGACGCCCGCAGTTGATGATCGATACGGCGTCCGACAGGCGGGGCGACTACCTGTTGAAGGTCTCTATCAACAACGAACCGAAGATCGAAAAAATCGTCGGCACCAAGGGCGAATGGACGACCGTCACGTTCGACCTCATGCCCTATACAAACAAAGACATCGACGTCCGCGTCGAGAACTGCGCCAACGGATGGTCCTACGAGGCGGCGTACTTTGCGGCAATCAAGGTTGCCAACTAG
- a CDS encoding exo-alpha-sialidase, with protein MTTLFAIAFVTGASAGAQSELIFPPQEKHCHGSAVVECKNGDLIACWFYGSGERSANDVKIQGARLKKGAKSWSPVFTMADTPDHPDCNPTLFIDSRDRLWLFWVVVQANKWEQCLLKYRRADDYTGKGAPNWSWQDVILLQPGDEFAKATEDRFKELNPDEPMWAEYAPQYTKMLVDASKDRIKRQLGWMTRAVPVALPSGRILVPLYSDGYNAGLIAITDDLGETWKPSLPIIGFAPIQPTIFRKKSGQLVAFCRDSGGPPNRVLFATSGDDGATWSAARDTELPNPGASVAALNLADGRWAFVYNDTENGRHSLAVTMSDDEGATWKWTRHLDRSEPRKGSYAYPTAIQGKDGRIHVSYTHSDDAGKSIKHAAFTPEWIVEGD; from the coding sequence ATGACTACATTGTTTGCTATCGCATTCGTTACGGGGGCGTCAGCCGGGGCGCAATCGGAACTGATCTTCCCGCCGCAGGAGAAACACTGCCACGGAAGCGCCGTCGTCGAATGCAAGAACGGAGACCTCATCGCATGCTGGTTCTACGGGTCCGGCGAACGCAGCGCGAACGATGTGAAAATCCAGGGCGCCCGCCTGAAGAAGGGCGCGAAATCGTGGAGTCCCGTCTTCACCATGGCGGACACGCCGGACCATCCCGACTGCAACCCAACCTTGTTCATCGACTCGAGGGACCGGCTCTGGCTGTTCTGGGTCGTGGTGCAGGCGAACAAGTGGGAGCAATGCCTCTTGAAATACCGGCGCGCCGACGACTACACCGGCAAAGGTGCGCCCAATTGGTCGTGGCAGGACGTAATCCTGTTGCAGCCCGGCGACGAATTCGCGAAAGCCACCGAGGATCGCTTCAAGGAGCTGAACCCCGATGAACCAATGTGGGCGGAGTACGCGCCGCAATACACCAAAATGCTCGTCGACGCATCGAAGGACCGCATCAAGCGCCAGCTCGGCTGGATGACCCGCGCGGTCCCGGTCGCGTTGCCATCGGGCCGTATCCTGGTGCCGCTGTATTCGGATGGCTACAACGCCGGATTGATCGCCATCACCGACGATCTCGGCGAGACGTGGAAACCGAGCTTGCCGATCATCGGGTTCGCGCCGATCCAGCCCACCATCTTCCGCAAAAAGAGCGGGCAACTCGTCGCATTCTGCCGCGATAGTGGCGGCCCGCCAAATCGCGTGCTCTTCGCAACGTCGGGCGACGACGGCGCGACGTGGTCCGCGGCACGCGATACGGAACTGCCAAACCCCGGCGCAAGCGTCGCCGCGTTGAACCTGGCGGACGGCCGCTGGGCGTTCGTGTACAACGACACGGAAAACGGCCGTCACTCGCTGGCCGTCACAATGTCCGATGACGAAGGCGCGACGTGGAAATGGACGCGCCACCTGGATCGCAGCGAACCCCGCAAAGGCAGCTACGCGTATCCCACGGCCATCCAGGGTAAGGACGGCCGCATCCACGTGTCGTATACGCACTCGGACGACGCAGGCAAGTCAATCAAACACGCCGCGTTCACGCCGGAGTGGATCGTGGAAGGCGACTAA